In Juglans regia cultivar Chandler chromosome 13, Walnut 2.0, whole genome shotgun sequence, the following proteins share a genomic window:
- the LOC109013693 gene encoding polygalacturonase 1 beta-like protein 3 produces MTLLLLLLFIFFISLTVVSAGAGGSVSGENPFTPKAYLSRYWTKEIRNDLAKPAFLLSKASPLNAVDSVGFSKLAAQNDLSSHLPVFCAAANLLCFPDLSPSLEKHDRDSSFAGYSNRNFTNYGSDRLGGADSFKNYSKDENIPVDSFRRYSRDSAGHKDNFVNYGSNGNVVDESFNSYATGATGGSGEFTTYADSVNVPNLRFTSYSDDSNGRGQSFKAYSVNANAGDQRFASYGKNGNAAVDEFNNYGTSANVIGSGFSGYGQKGNAANDTFINYGNDQNNPQNTFKNYAEGGNFAVDTFMNYRENANVGDDSFQSYAKDTNSAKVNFANYGKSFNIGTDKFSRYGRGADKSIGFKIYGVNTTFKEYAKKGVAFAKYTNVSSEKSTRMGVSGNLVKRWVEPGKFFRESMLKKGNVMPMPDIRDKMPKRSFLPRSISSKLPFSTSKISDLKRIFHAGDNSSMETMIVDSLNECERAPSQGETKRCVGSAEDLIDFATSVLGRNVVVRTTENVKGSKQNILIGSVKGINGGRVTQSVSCHQSLFPYLLYYCHSVPKVRVYEADIHDPSSKAKINHGVAICHVDTSAWSPSHGAFLALGSGPGRIEVCHWIFENDMTWTVAD; encoded by the exons ATgactcttctcctcctcctcctctttatctttttcatttCCCTCACT GTTGTCTCAGCCGGCGCCGGTGGTTCTGTTTCCGGAGAGAACCCATTTACTCCGAAAGCCTATTTGAGTCGTTATTGGACCAAAGAGATCCGAAACGATCTGGCCAAGCCCGCCTTTCTGCTATCCAAGGCGTCCCCATTGAACGCGGTGGACTCGGTCGGTTTCTCCAAACTCGCCGCGCAGAACGATCTCTCCTCCCACCTTCCGGTATTCTGTGCTGCTGCGAACCTGCTCTGCTTCCCCGATTTATCACCGAGTTTGGAGAAGCATGACAGAGACTCGAGCTTTGCCGGGTACTCGAACCGGAATTTCACTAATTACGGTTCCGATCGGCTCGGCGGGGCAGACTCATTTAAGAATTACTCCAAGGACGAGAACATCCCCGTGGACTCGTTCCGCCGGTACAGCCGAGACTCGGCAGGCCATAAGGACAATTTCGTCAATTACGGCTCGAACGGGAATGTGGTGGATGAGAGCTTCAACAGCTATGCCACAGGGGCTACTGGCGGTTCGGGCGAGTTCACCACGTACGCCGACTCAGTCAACGTACCTAACCTCCGGTTCACCTCCTATTCGGACGACTCCAATGGCCGGGGCCAGTCATTCAAGGCCTACAGTGTAAACGCAAACGCTGGTGACCAGAGATTCGCCAGCTATGGGAAGAACGGCAATGCGGCTGTTGACGAGTTCAATAACTACGGGACGAGCGCAAATGTAATCGGATCGGGATTCTCAGGTTATGGACAAAAGGGCAATGCTGCCAACGATACGTTCATCAATTACGGGAACGATCAGAACAATCCGCAGAACACCTTCAAGAACTATGCCGAAGGAGGTAATTTTGCCGTCGATACGTTCATGAATTACAGAGAGAACGCCAATGTGGGTGACGATTCGTTCCAGAGTTATGCCAAGGATACGAACTCGGCTAAGGTCAATTTCGCCAATTACGGCAAATCCTTCAACATCGGTACGGACAAATTCAGTCGGTACGGGCGGGGCGCCGACAAATCCATCGGGTTCAAGATCTACGGCGTGAACACCACTTTCAAGGAATACGCGAAAAAGGGTGTCGCATTTGCCAAGTACACCAATGTGAGCTCAGAGAAGAGTACTAGAATGGGGGTTAGTGGCAATCTCGTAAAAAGATGGGTGGAGCCGGGCAAATTCTTTCGGGAGTCGATGCTTAAGAAGGGGAATGTGATGCCAATGCCGGACATTAGAGATAAAATGCCCAAAAGGTCGTTTTTGCCCCGATCGATTTCGTCAAAATTACCGTTCTCGACCTCGAAGATCTCGGACCTGAAGCGGATTTTCCACGCGGGTGATAATTCGAGTATGGAGACCATGATTGTGGACTCGCTAAACGAGTGCGAGAGGGCTCCTAGCCAGGGCGAGACCAAGCGGTGCGTGGGGTCGGCCGAGGACTTGATCGACTTCGCAACCTCGGTCCTGGGTCGCAACGTCGTCGTTCGCACTACCGAGAACGTAAAAGGGTCAAAGCAGAATATACTGATCGGATCAGTCAAAGGAATCAACGGTGGAAGAGTCACGCAATCAGTGTCTTGTCACCAGAGCCTATTCCCTTACTTACTCTATTACTGCCACTCGGTCCCAAAGGTCCGGGTCTACGAAGCGGACATACACGACCCGAGTTCTAAGGCCAAGATTAATCATGGCGTTGCCATCTGTCACGTAGACACCTCAGCATGGAGCCCGAGTCACGGAGCTTTCTTGGCTCTGGGTTCGGGTCCTGGCCGGATCGAGGTTTGCCACTGGATATTCGAGAACGACATGACCTGGACTGTCGCAGATTAA